Proteins from one Amycolatopsis benzoatilytica AK 16/65 genomic window:
- a CDS encoding PucR family transcriptional regulator — MSVERGLDHAVPPTALPRKLAEILRPELASLSDEIVDEIRGSIPAYARPLDGPYGRSIRAGVQYAITLFVAQIADPRVSKEQSLEVHHRLGQNEMREGRSLDTLQSAYRVGARVSWRRIMRVGRRAGLSSAVMSQLADAMLAFMDELASVALDGYLEAKARTAGALDTWRRRLLGVLLEVPAAPPKAIAELAQLTGWGVPEQASPVAVKSPLNGRARRHATFDSDVLAELDSAEPCIVVPGAVTGARLATLEAALPDCRLAVGPCVPLANLADSLRWARRALVLADRGRIPAQRVIRAEGHLAALLVHSDGALTELLRARLFAPLAEMTDKQQDRLLETLRAWLDSQANVVEIAERLQVHPQTVRYRMRQLQATFGDLLRDPAARFEMELVLRAAGDDQLRPELPWPPPLARASVVPASRRPTPLEDSPSRR, encoded by the coding sequence ATGTCGGTGGAGCGGGGACTCGATCACGCTGTGCCGCCGACCGCGCTGCCGCGCAAGCTAGCCGAGATCCTGCGTCCTGAGCTCGCGAGTCTGTCCGACGAGATCGTCGACGAGATCCGCGGGTCGATTCCTGCCTACGCGAGACCGCTCGACGGTCCGTATGGGCGATCGATCCGGGCTGGGGTCCAGTACGCCATCACGCTGTTCGTCGCGCAAATCGCGGACCCGCGCGTGTCGAAGGAGCAGTCGCTGGAGGTACATCACCGGCTCGGTCAGAACGAGATGCGCGAAGGGCGCAGCCTGGACACGCTGCAGTCGGCGTATCGGGTCGGCGCGCGCGTGTCGTGGCGTCGCATCATGCGCGTCGGACGGCGGGCCGGTCTTTCGTCGGCGGTGATGTCTCAGCTGGCCGACGCGATGTTGGCGTTCATGGACGAATTGGCGTCCGTGGCGCTGGACGGCTACTTGGAAGCGAAAGCCCGGACGGCTGGCGCACTGGACACTTGGCGGCGACGGCTGCTCGGAGTCCTGCTGGAAGTGCCGGCTGCTCCGCCAAAGGCGATCGCGGAGCTGGCGCAGCTCACTGGGTGGGGGGTGCCGGAGCAGGCTTCGCCGGTCGCGGTCAAATCGCCGTTGAACGGCAGGGCGCGTCGCCATGCGACGTTCGACTCGGATGTGCTCGCGGAACTGGATTCCGCCGAGCCGTGCATCGTCGTCCCCGGCGCGGTCACCGGCGCGCGGCTGGCGACGCTTGAGGCGGCGCTGCCGGACTGCCGGCTGGCCGTCGGGCCGTGTGTGCCGTTGGCGAATCTCGCCGATTCGTTGCGCTGGGCCCGCCGGGCGCTGGTTCTCGCCGATCGAGGGCGAATCCCTGCTCAACGGGTGATTCGCGCCGAGGGCCATCTTGCTGCGCTGCTCGTGCATTCCGACGGTGCGCTGACCGAGCTGCTCCGGGCTCGGCTTTTCGCTCCGCTGGCGGAGATGACCGACAAACAGCAGGACCGGCTGCTCGAAACGCTCCGCGCCTGGCTGGACAGCCAGGCGAACGTGGTCGAGATCGCCGAGCGGCTCCAAGTTCACCCGCAGACGGTGCGCTATCGCATGCGCCAGCTGCAGGCGACGTTTGGCGATTTGCTCCGTGACCCGGCGGCGAGGTTTGAGATGGAACTGGTCCTGCGTGCGGCCGGGGACGATCAGCTCCGACCGGAACTGCCTTGGCCGCCGCCTCTCGCGCGGGCGAGCGTGGTGCCAGCCAGCCGTCGTCCGACGCCTCTCGAAGACTCGCCAAGCCGCCGCTGA
- a CDS encoding GntR family transcriptional regulator, whose amino-acid sequence MPLRVVVDAENGVPPWRQVHDQIARAITTGSLPRDARLPPIRQLSRDLGLASGTVARVYRELEAAGWVTTARARGTVVTGPADRPDPATLLLGAAAEYARHSRELGVTPDEAVDAVRVALANLDAPPQ is encoded by the coding sequence ATGCCGCTGCGAGTGGTGGTCGACGCGGAAAACGGCGTTCCGCCATGGCGTCAGGTACACGACCAGATCGCCCGTGCGATCACGACCGGCTCCCTGCCGCGGGATGCCCGTCTGCCGCCGATTCGTCAGCTCTCGAGGGACCTCGGACTCGCCTCCGGGACCGTCGCTCGCGTGTACCGCGAACTCGAAGCCGCCGGCTGGGTCACCACTGCCCGGGCCAGGGGCACCGTCGTGACCGGACCGGCCGATCGGCCGGATCCGGCGACACTGCTCCTCGGCGCGGCCGCCGAATACGCCCGGCACAGCCGGGAACTCGGCGTCACGCCGGACGAAGCCGTCGACGCCGTGCGGGTGGCGCTGGCGAATCTGGACGCACCGCCGCAGTAA
- a CDS encoding arginase family protein, translating to MLINAVPQWQGAIGSRARKLVEGCRALSELAGHVLGKPVHHVRQDFSGSDVVTGIANRAVLTGTNRQLQLSAIEAPEGPVLTIGGDCGVELIPVGVARFRYGATLGVAWFDAHADLNTAESSPSGAFHGMVLRSLLGEGDNEFAASPAIEPGRVALFGTRAFDPAEEKAIASGLAVRTEDVAAALATAGADRVYLHVDLDVLDPGEFAGVNCPEPGGLTIAELAAAIDGLSGMDVVGAGITECVGSDVSALEPVLAAVGRVLMEG from the coding sequence ATGCTGATCAACGCGGTGCCGCAATGGCAGGGCGCGATCGGGTCCCGGGCACGGAAGCTGGTCGAGGGCTGCCGCGCGCTCTCCGAACTCGCCGGGCACGTGCTCGGCAAACCAGTGCACCATGTGCGCCAGGACTTTTCCGGGTCCGACGTCGTCACTGGAATCGCCAACCGGGCCGTGCTCACCGGCACGAACCGGCAGCTGCAGCTGTCCGCGATCGAAGCGCCGGAAGGCCCGGTGCTGACCATCGGCGGCGACTGCGGAGTGGAGCTGATCCCGGTCGGCGTCGCGCGTTTCCGTTACGGCGCAACGCTTGGCGTCGCCTGGTTCGACGCGCACGCGGACCTGAACACCGCGGAATCTTCGCCGTCCGGCGCTTTCCACGGCATGGTGTTGCGGTCGCTGCTGGGCGAAGGAGACAACGAGTTCGCCGCCAGCCCGGCGATCGAACCCGGCCGCGTGGCGCTGTTCGGCACTCGCGCGTTCGATCCGGCCGAAGAGAAAGCCATCGCCAGCGGGCTCGCTGTGCGGACCGAAGACGTCGCCGCCGCGCTGGCGACCGCCGGCGCGGACCGCGTTTATCTGCATGTGGACTTGGACGTTCTCGACCCGGGCGAATTCGCCGGAGTGAACTGTCCGGAGCCCGGCGGGCTCACAATCGCCGAATTGGCCGCGGCGATCGACGGACTGTCCGGAATGGACGTCGTCGGCGCCGGCATCACGGAATGCGTCGGCTCGGACGTTTCGGCGCTCGAGCCGGTGCTGGCCGCGGTGGGGAGGGTGCTGATGGAGGGCTGA
- a CDS encoding pyruvate carboxylase, giving the protein MFRKVLVANRGEIAIRAFRAGYELGAGTVAVFPHEDRNSLHRLKADEAYEIGEPGHPVRAYLSVEEIVQAAKKAGADAVYPGYGFLSENPDLARACEEAGITFVGPSAEILELTGNKARAVKAAREAGVPVLGSSQPSSDVDELVAAAGELGFPVFVKAVAGGGGRGMRRVEDPAQLRESIEAAAREAESAFGDPTVFLEKAVVEPRHIEVQILADGEGNVIHLYERDCSVQRRHQKVVELAPAPNLDPELRDRICADAVKFARQIGYRNAGTVEFLLDRQGKHVFIEMNPRIQVEHTVTEEVTDVDLVQSQLRIAAGENLADLGLSQDKIYLRGAALQCRITTEDPANGFRPDIGMISAYRSPGGSGIRLDGGTAFSGTEISAHFDSLLVKLTCRGRDFRTAVGRARRAVAEFRIRGVATNIPFLQAVLDDPDFREGNVTTSFIEQRPHLLTARHSADRGTRLLTYLADQTVNRPHGERPRTPDAATKLPKLPADTTPPDGSKQKLVELGPEGFARWLRESPQLGVTDTTFRDAHQSLLATRVRTKDLLAVAPVVAATVPQLLSLECWGGATYDVALRFLAEDPWERLAQLREAVPNICLQMLLRGRNTVGYTPYPTEVTTAFVDEATATGIDIFRIFDALNDVEQMRPAIEAVRATGSAVAEVALCYTSDLSDPNEKLYTLDYYLKLAEQIVGAGAHVLAIKDMAGLLRAPAAARLVTALRKEFDLPVHLHTHDTAGGQLATYLAAIQAGADAVDGAVSSMAGTTSQPSLGSIVAATDHSPHSTGLDLHAIGDLEPYWESVRKIYAPFEAGLASPTGRVYDHEIPGGQLSNLRTQAIALGLGDRFEDIEAMYAAADKILGHLVKVTPSSKVVGDLALHLVGAGVAPADFEAEPNKFDIPDSVIGFLRGELGDPPGGWPEPFRTKALEGRSAAKPVAELSEEDRKELAENRRGALNRLLFPGPTKEFLAHREAYGDTSVLPSKDFFYGLRPGEEYRVELQPGVRLLIELEAVGEADERGMRTVMTTLNGQLRPIQIRDRSIASDIPATEKAEKGNPKQIAAPFAGVVTLQVAEGDQVEAGATVATIEAMKMEASITASAAGKVGRLAITSVQQVEGGDLLIVLE; this is encoded by the coding sequence ATGTTCCGCAAAGTGCTGGTGGCCAATCGCGGCGAAATCGCGATCCGGGCGTTCCGCGCAGGTTACGAACTGGGCGCGGGCACAGTCGCCGTGTTTCCGCACGAAGACCGCAACTCGCTGCACCGGCTGAAAGCCGACGAGGCGTACGAGATCGGCGAACCGGGCCACCCGGTCCGCGCCTACCTCTCGGTGGAGGAGATCGTCCAGGCCGCCAAGAAGGCGGGCGCCGACGCGGTCTACCCGGGCTACGGCTTCCTGTCGGAGAACCCCGACCTGGCCAGGGCCTGCGAAGAAGCGGGGATCACCTTCGTCGGCCCGAGCGCCGAGATCCTCGAGCTGACCGGCAACAAGGCGCGCGCGGTCAAGGCGGCGCGCGAGGCGGGCGTCCCGGTGCTCGGCTCGTCGCAGCCCTCCAGCGACGTGGACGAACTGGTCGCCGCGGCCGGCGAGCTGGGCTTCCCGGTGTTCGTCAAGGCGGTCGCGGGCGGCGGCGGGCGCGGCATGCGCCGCGTCGAGGACCCGGCCCAGCTGCGCGAGTCGATCGAGGCCGCCGCGCGCGAGGCCGAATCGGCGTTCGGCGACCCGACCGTGTTCCTGGAGAAGGCCGTGGTCGAACCGCGGCACATCGAGGTGCAGATCCTCGCCGACGGCGAGGGCAATGTGATCCACCTGTACGAGCGCGACTGTTCCGTGCAGCGCCGGCACCAGAAGGTCGTCGAGCTGGCCCCCGCGCCGAACCTCGACCCCGAGCTGCGCGACCGCATCTGCGCGGACGCGGTGAAGTTCGCGCGGCAGATCGGCTACCGCAACGCGGGCACCGTCGAATTCCTCCTGGACCGCCAGGGCAAGCACGTGTTCATCGAGATGAACCCGCGCATCCAGGTCGAGCACACGGTCACCGAGGAGGTCACCGACGTCGACCTCGTGCAGTCCCAGCTGCGCATCGCCGCCGGTGAGAACCTGGCCGACCTCGGCCTGTCGCAGGACAAGATCTACCTGCGCGGCGCCGCGCTGCAGTGCCGCATCACCACCGAAGACCCGGCCAACGGCTTCCGTCCGGACATCGGCATGATCAGCGCCTACCGCTCACCGGGCGGCTCGGGCATCCGGCTCGACGGCGGCACCGCGTTCTCCGGCACCGAGATCAGCGCCCACTTCGACTCGCTGCTGGTGAAGCTCACCTGCCGCGGCCGCGATTTCCGCACCGCGGTGGGCCGCGCCCGCCGCGCGGTCGCCGAGTTCCGCATCCGCGGAGTGGCGACGAACATCCCGTTCCTGCAGGCAGTGCTGGACGATCCGGACTTCCGCGAAGGCAACGTCACCACCTCGTTCATCGAGCAACGGCCGCACCTGCTGACCGCGCGCCACTCCGCCGACCGCGGCACGCGCCTGCTCACCTACCTTGCCGACCAGACTGTCAACCGACCGCACGGCGAGCGCCCGCGCACGCCCGATGCGGCCACCAAGCTGCCGAAGCTGCCCGCCGACACAACGCCGCCGGACGGGTCCAAGCAGAAGCTGGTCGAGCTCGGTCCGGAAGGATTCGCGCGCTGGCTGCGGGAGTCGCCGCAGCTCGGCGTCACCGACACCACCTTCCGCGACGCGCACCAGTCTCTGCTCGCGACCCGGGTGCGCACGAAGGACCTGCTCGCGGTGGCCCCGGTCGTCGCCGCGACCGTGCCGCAGCTGCTGTCGCTCGAATGCTGGGGCGGCGCGACGTACGACGTAGCGCTGCGCTTCCTCGCCGAGGACCCGTGGGAGCGGCTGGCGCAGTTGCGCGAAGCCGTGCCGAACATCTGTCTGCAGATGCTGCTGCGCGGCCGCAACACGGTCGGCTACACGCCTTACCCGACTGAGGTCACCACGGCCTTCGTCGATGAGGCGACCGCGACCGGTATCGACATCTTCCGGATCTTCGACGCGCTCAACGACGTCGAGCAGATGCGGCCGGCCATCGAAGCCGTCCGCGCCACTGGGTCGGCGGTCGCCGAGGTCGCGCTCTGCTATACCTCGGACCTGTCCGATCCGAACGAGAAGCTCTACACGCTCGACTATTACCTCAAGCTGGCCGAGCAGATCGTCGGCGCCGGGGCGCACGTCCTGGCGATCAAGGACATGGCCGGCCTGCTCCGCGCGCCCGCCGCGGCGCGGCTGGTGACCGCGCTGCGCAAGGAATTCGACTTGCCGGTGCACCTCCACACGCACGACACCGCCGGCGGCCAGCTCGCCACCTACCTGGCGGCGATCCAGGCCGGCGCCGACGCGGTGGACGGCGCGGTGTCGTCGATGGCAGGCACCACTTCGCAGCCGTCGCTCGGCTCGATCGTGGCGGCTACCGACCACTCGCCGCACAGCACCGGTCTCGACTTGCACGCGATCGGCGACCTGGAGCCGTACTGGGAGAGCGTCCGCAAGATCTACGCGCCGTTCGAAGCGGGTCTCGCTTCGCCGACCGGCCGCGTCTACGACCACGAGATCCCCGGCGGGCAGCTCTCCAACCTGCGCACCCAGGCCATCGCGCTCGGCCTTGGCGACCGGTTCGAGGACATCGAGGCCATGTACGCCGCGGCGGACAAGATCCTCGGCCACCTGGTGAAGGTGACGCCGTCGTCCAAGGTGGTCGGCGACCTCGCGCTGCACCTCGTCGGCGCCGGCGTCGCTCCGGCGGACTTCGAGGCGGAGCCGAACAAGTTCGACATCCCGGACTCGGTGATCGGCTTCCTGCGCGGCGAACTCGGCGACCCGCCGGGCGGCTGGCCGGAACCGTTCCGCACCAAGGCGCTCGAAGGCCGTTCGGCCGCGAAGCCGGTCGCCGAACTGTCCGAGGAGGACCGCAAGGAGCTCGCTGAGAACCGCCGCGGCGCGCTGAACCGACTGCTGTTCCCTGGCCCCACCAAGGAATTCCTCGCGCACCGCGAGGCATACGGCGACACCAGCGTGCTCCCGAGCAAGGACTTCTTCTACGGTCTGCGCCCGGGCGAGGAATACCGGGTGGAGCTCCAGCCCGGCGTGCGGCTGCTCATCGAACTGGAAGCCGTCGGCGAGGCCGACGAACGCGGCATGCGCACCGTCATGACCACGCTCAACGGCCAGCTGCGGCCGATCCAGATCCGGGACCGCTCGATCGCCTCGGACATCCCGGCCACCGAAAAGGCCGAGAAGGGCAACCCGAAGCAGATCGCCGCGCCGTTCGCCGGCGTGGTGACCCTGCAGGTGGCCGAGGGCGACCAAGTGGAGGCCGGGGCGACCGTGGCGACCATCGAGGCGATGAAGATGGAAGCCTCGATCACCGCTTCGGCCGCGGGCAAGGTCGGTCGATTGGCGATCACCTCCGTTCAGCAGGTCGAGGGCGGGGACCTTCTCATCGTGCTCGAATAG
- a CDS encoding S8 family peptidase, translating to MRNRAARGLFPATLTFLLVVGVQPAALAASGTQVNPPSWALDRIDQRTGLDQKYHYDSDGSGVTVYVIDSGVDAKHPDLQGQVLPGKDFLTTGTDTSDTNGHGTRVAGIVAGHSYGVAKGAQIFPVRVLDKAGGGATDTIIAGLDWVAKNAHQPAVAVLGIGGVPNEQLDNAVKGVAAVMPIVVPAGEGGTDASQISPARVPAALTVGATDVQDQVASFSNFGTPLDLYAPGVDIPAPIAGTADVGPLSGTSMAAAVAAGAVAVYRSAHPDLAPAAVDEAIVRDATQNVVKNVPSGTANRLVCTLPEDKP from the coding sequence ATGCGGAACCGAGCGGCGCGTGGCCTTTTTCCGGCAACACTGACGTTTTTGCTGGTGGTCGGCGTGCAGCCGGCCGCACTGGCAGCGAGCGGGACTCAGGTCAACCCGCCGAGCTGGGCATTGGACCGGATCGACCAGCGGACCGGCCTCGACCAGAAGTACCACTACGATTCGGACGGTTCCGGCGTCACCGTCTACGTGATCGACAGCGGTGTCGATGCGAAACATCCGGATCTGCAAGGCCAGGTGCTGCCCGGCAAGGATTTCCTCACCACTGGCACTGACACGTCCGACACCAACGGCCACGGCACCCGGGTCGCGGGAATCGTCGCCGGGCACAGCTACGGCGTCGCCAAGGGCGCGCAGATCTTCCCGGTCCGGGTCCTGGACAAGGCAGGCGGCGGAGCGACCGACACAATCATCGCTGGCCTGGACTGGGTCGCGAAGAACGCGCATCAGCCCGCGGTCGCCGTGCTCGGGATCGGCGGCGTGCCGAACGAACAGCTCGACAACGCTGTCAAAGGTGTCGCCGCGGTGATGCCGATCGTGGTTCCGGCCGGGGAGGGCGGCACCGATGCCAGCCAGATATCGCCTGCTCGCGTCCCGGCGGCGCTGACCGTCGGCGCGACCGACGTCCAAGACCAAGTCGCGAGTTTCTCGAACTTTGGGACGCCGCTCGACCTGTACGCGCCGGGCGTCGACATCCCCGCGCCGATCGCCGGCACCGCGGATGTCGGGCCTCTTTCCGGCACCTCGATGGCGGCGGCGGTGGCGGCCGGCGCGGTGGCCGTCTACCGGTCCGCGCATCCGGACCTCGCGCCCGCCGCGGTCGACGAGGCAATTGTGCGGGACGCAACGCAGAACGTAGTCAAGAATGTGCCCTCTGGAACGGCCAATCGGCTGGTCTGCACGCTGCCCGAAGACAAGCCCTGA
- a CDS encoding GNAT family N-acetyltransferase — protein sequence MPEKTAAVRRATLEDAAAIAAVHVSSWQAAYSGLMPDEFLSGLSVPARTESWAENLANPSLPHTVLVASEAGSGETAGFAVFGPGRDDDTTPETGELSAIYLLPAQWGNGLGRALHEECVRGLAARFETATLWVLSANERARKFYERAGWVSDGRTKVETMAEGTVPIEEIRYRLSLRD from the coding sequence GTGCCGGAAAAGACTGCCGCAGTCCGCCGAGCGACGCTGGAAGACGCGGCCGCCATCGCGGCCGTCCACGTGAGTTCCTGGCAGGCGGCCTACTCGGGGCTGATGCCGGACGAGTTCCTGTCCGGCCTGTCGGTCCCCGCGCGAACCGAGTCCTGGGCCGAGAACCTCGCGAACCCGTCGTTGCCGCACACGGTGCTCGTCGCCAGCGAAGCCGGTTCGGGTGAGACGGCCGGCTTCGCTGTCTTCGGCCCCGGCCGCGACGACGACACCACTCCCGAAACCGGGGAACTGTCGGCCATCTACCTCCTGCCGGCCCAGTGGGGCAACGGGTTGGGCCGCGCCCTGCACGAGGAATGCGTGCGCGGCCTCGCCGCCCGCTTCGAGACGGCGACCTTGTGGGTCCTGTCGGCCAACGAGCGCGCACGGAAGTTCTACGAGCGCGCAGGCTGGGTCTCGGACGGAAGGACGAAAGTCGAGACGATGGCCGAGGGAACGGTCCCGATCGAGGAGATCCGGTACCGGTTGTCCCTGCGCGATTAA
- the recG gene encoding ATP-dependent DNA helicase RecG, which yields MAGLRDKLPLLLGAKTAKALSGALGIETVSDLLRHYPRRYAERGELTDIAGLELGEHATVLARIEKVSKRRMKSRNGTILDMVITDGKRRLACAFFNQAWREKDLVPGKTGLFAGKVTAFRDTLQLANPEYELLDAEREAEAVDNFLAEIIPVYPAAQGMPTWSIAKCVRQVLDVLEVGEDPMPEELRTRNGLPGLERALRGIHRPEDWAHLETSRHRLKWDEAMAVQLIFAQRRHSAVSRPAKASPHTDGGLLDAFDKQLPFDLTAGQRAIGDEIAADLSSEHPMNRLLQGEVGSGKTVVALRAMLQIVDAGRQAAMLAPTEVLAAQHARSLREMLGSLGMAGELGAAENATRITLLTGSMGAKERKKALLEAVSGEAGIIVGTHALIQDTVKFADLGLAVVDEQHRFGVEQRDALRSRGADSTSPHVLVMTATPIPRTVAMTVYGDLETSALREMPVGRSPIKTTVVPVAEKPAWFDRVWQRVREEVGKGHQAYVVCPRIGDEPPSDKSDKRPPLAVLDVAPDLANGALKGLKIAALHGRMPTDEKDAVMQAFGAGKIEVLVATTVVEVGVNVPNATAMVILDADRFGVSQLHQLRGRVGRGSVPGLCLLVTETLDGTSTRERLAAVESTTDGFELSRLDLELRREGDILGAAQSGKRSGLKLLSLLRDEDVITEARAQAQEIVLKDPTLASAGGLAQMVADVVDMERAEYLEKS from the coding sequence ATGGCCGGACTGCGCGACAAGCTTCCGCTGCTGCTGGGCGCGAAGACGGCGAAGGCGCTCTCCGGCGCGCTCGGCATCGAGACGGTTTCCGACCTGCTGCGCCACTATCCGCGCCGCTACGCCGAGCGCGGCGAGCTCACCGATATCGCCGGGCTGGAGCTGGGCGAGCACGCGACCGTGCTGGCACGGATCGAAAAGGTCAGCAAACGCCGGATGAAGTCCCGCAACGGCACCATCCTGGACATGGTGATCACCGACGGGAAGCGGCGGCTGGCGTGCGCGTTCTTCAACCAGGCGTGGCGCGAGAAGGACCTGGTGCCGGGCAAGACCGGGCTGTTCGCGGGCAAGGTCACCGCCTTCCGGGACACGTTGCAGCTGGCCAATCCGGAGTACGAACTGCTCGACGCAGAACGCGAGGCGGAAGCGGTCGACAACTTCCTCGCCGAGATCATCCCGGTCTACCCGGCCGCGCAGGGCATGCCGACCTGGTCGATCGCCAAGTGCGTGCGGCAGGTGCTGGACGTGCTCGAGGTCGGCGAAGACCCGATGCCGGAGGAATTGCGCACCCGCAACGGTTTGCCCGGGCTGGAGCGCGCGCTGCGCGGCATCCACCGGCCGGAGGACTGGGCGCACCTGGAGACTTCGCGGCACCGGCTCAAGTGGGACGAAGCGATGGCCGTGCAGCTGATTTTCGCCCAGCGAAGGCACTCCGCGGTGTCGCGTCCGGCGAAAGCCAGCCCGCACACCGACGGCGGCCTGCTCGACGCGTTCGACAAGCAGCTGCCGTTCGACCTGACCGCGGGCCAGCGCGCGATCGGCGACGAGATCGCCGCGGACCTGTCGTCCGAGCACCCGATGAACCGGCTGCTGCAGGGCGAGGTCGGGTCGGGCAAGACGGTGGTCGCGCTGCGGGCGATGCTGCAGATCGTCGACGCCGGCCGGCAGGCCGCGATGCTCGCGCCCACCGAGGTGCTCGCCGCGCAGCACGCCCGGTCGCTCCGGGAAATGCTCGGCTCGCTGGGGATGGCGGGCGAGCTGGGCGCGGCGGAGAACGCCACCCGGATCACCCTGCTGACCGGATCGATGGGCGCCAAGGAACGCAAGAAAGCGTTGCTGGAAGCGGTAAGCGGGGAGGCGGGCATCATCGTCGGCACGCACGCGCTGATCCAGGACACGGTGAAATTCGCCGACCTCGGCCTGGCGGTCGTGGACGAACAGCACCGGTTCGGCGTCGAGCAACGAGACGCGCTGCGCTCGCGCGGCGCCGATTCGACCAGCCCGCACGTGCTGGTCATGACCGCGACGCCGATCCCGCGCACGGTCGCGATGACGGTGTACGGAGACCTGGAAACCTCGGCATTGCGCGAAATGCCGGTCGGCAGGTCCCCGATCAAGACGACGGTCGTTCCGGTGGCGGAGAAGCCGGCGTGGTTCGACCGGGTGTGGCAGCGGGTCCGCGAGGAGGTCGGAAAGGGCCACCAGGCGTATGTCGTGTGTCCGCGGATCGGCGACGAACCCCCCTCGGACAAGAGCGACAAGCGCCCGCCGCTCGCGGTCCTGGACGTCGCGCCGGATCTGGCGAACGGGGCGTTGAAGGGCTTGAAGATCGCCGCGTTGCACGGCCGGATGCCGACCGACGAGAAGGACGCCGTGATGCAGGCGTTCGGCGCGGGGAAGATCGAGGTGCTCGTCGCGACCACGGTCGTCGAGGTCGGCGTGAACGTGCCGAACGCGACCGCGATGGTGATCCTGGACGCGGACCGGTTCGGCGTGAGCCAGCTGCACCAGCTGAGAGGCCGCGTCGGCCGTGGCAGCGTGCCCGGATTGTGCTTGCTGGTCACGGAAACCCTGGACGGCACGTCGACCCGCGAACGCCTCGCGGCCGTCGAGTCCACCACGGACGGCTTCGAGCTGTCCCGGCTGGACCTGGAACTGCGCCGGGAAGGCGACATCCTGGGCGCGGCCCAGTCGGGAAAGCGATCCGGGCTGAAGCTGCTGTCGCTGCTGCGGGACGAGGACGTGATCACCGAGGCCCGCGCGCAGGCCCAGGAAATCGTGCTGAAGGATCCCACGCTGGCATCGGCGGGCGGGCTGGCTCAGATGGTCGCGGACGTGGTGGACATGGAGAGGGCGGAGTACCTGGAGAAGAGCTGA